The following are encoded together in the Raineyella sp. LH-20 genome:
- a CDS encoding lamin tail domain-containing protein, which translates to MRLHRRLTAAAAAALVTGLGLPALAFAADGTPNIQITEFEYNTSEFVELTNVGTAPQDFTGWSFSDSGDTPGDLSLSGFGTVAPGESVIISEDSAAAFRTAWGLKDTVKVVGGNTTNLGNGDAINIYDAGNTLVDSLTYPGDKATQTKSGYVHADALAETTFSLTGWTLSSVGDAEGSWAGLNGGIGTPGASTLGTSTPDDVRLPADGGDPGDGTPTDPAPTLDCQPEAASGTGPAAAGAVTWPGSSSVTVVDKECAWKTTTGPEGRDMSGMVFDKADPNVLWAVKNKSWIFRLVKDTNGLWVPDTANGWGAGKEIYFPGTTGEPDSEGITQGPDGMLYTTTERDNAANTIAHNAILAFDPSANGTSLTAVKEWNLTDEFPELKTGTKTDANLGFEGVTYVPDSYLVDNGFVDQSTGAAYDPARYPLHGKGLFFAALENDGKLYAYALNSDGSFHRVAVVDTTMGHVMDVQYDAALQRVWALCDNTCSVSMTVLGIDATGTMTPQAVYAKPADLPVVNLEGFAVAPASTCVNGARTALWSDDGISAPDHLGHALYAGTLPCTLDLPAQGTGTGNGNGNGNDQGQDGPGQDGGQSNDQGQAGGQDQGNGVDGGHGAPANGAGNLARTGGPVALAGLGALALLATGTMLVRRFR; encoded by the coding sequence ATGCGTCTTCATCGCCGTCTGACGGCCGCCGCTGCGGCCGCTCTCGTCACAGGCCTCGGCCTGCCCGCCCTCGCCTTCGCCGCCGATGGCACCCCGAACATCCAGATCACCGAGTTTGAGTACAACACCTCGGAGTTCGTGGAGCTGACCAATGTCGGCACCGCTCCCCAGGACTTCACCGGGTGGTCGTTCTCCGACTCCGGCGACACCCCCGGTGACCTCAGCCTCTCCGGCTTCGGCACCGTCGCCCCCGGCGAATCGGTGATCATCTCCGAGGACTCTGCGGCCGCCTTCCGCACCGCGTGGGGCCTCAAGGACACCGTCAAGGTGGTCGGCGGCAACACCACGAATCTCGGCAACGGCGATGCGATCAACATCTATGACGCCGGCAACACTCTGGTCGACTCGCTGACCTACCCCGGCGACAAGGCCACCCAGACGAAGAGCGGCTACGTGCACGCCGATGCGCTGGCCGAGACCACCTTCTCGTTGACCGGCTGGACGCTGTCCAGCGTCGGCGACGCCGAAGGCAGCTGGGCCGGACTGAACGGGGGCATCGGCACCCCCGGCGCCAGCACCCTCGGCACCTCCACGCCGGACGACGTCCGGCTCCCCGCTGACGGCGGCGATCCCGGCGACGGCACCCCGACCGACCCGGCGCCGACCCTGGACTGCCAGCCCGAGGCCGCGTCCGGCACCGGCCCGGCGGCCGCCGGCGCCGTGACCTGGCCGGGCTCCTCCTCGGTGACCGTCGTCGACAAGGAGTGCGCCTGGAAGACCACCACCGGCCCTGAGGGCCGCGACATGAGCGGCATGGTCTTCGACAAGGCCGACCCGAACGTGCTGTGGGCGGTGAAGAACAAGAGCTGGATCTTCCGCCTGGTCAAGGACACGAACGGCCTGTGGGTGCCGGACACCGCCAACGGCTGGGGCGCCGGCAAGGAGATCTACTTCCCCGGCACGACGGGCGAGCCCGATTCCGAGGGCATCACCCAGGGCCCCGACGGCATGCTCTACACCACCACCGAGCGTGACAATGCCGCGAACACCATCGCCCACAACGCCATCCTGGCGTTCGACCCGTCGGCGAACGGCACCTCGCTGACCGCGGTCAAGGAATGGAACCTCACCGACGAGTTCCCGGAGCTCAAGACCGGCACCAAGACCGACGCCAACCTGGGCTTCGAAGGCGTCACGTACGTCCCCGACAGCTACCTGGTCGACAACGGCTTCGTCGACCAGTCGACCGGCGCCGCGTACGATCCGGCTCGCTACCCGCTGCACGGAAAGGGCCTGTTCTTCGCCGCCCTGGAGAACGACGGCAAGCTCTACGCGTACGCACTGAACAGTGACGGCAGCTTCCACCGGGTCGCGGTCGTCGACACGACGATGGGCCACGTGATGGACGTCCAGTACGACGCCGCACTGCAGCGGGTCTGGGCGCTGTGTGACAACACCTGCTCGGTGTCGATGACGGTGCTCGGCATCGACGCCACGGGCACGATGACCCCGCAGGCCGTCTACGCCAAGCCGGCCGACCTGCCGGTGGTCAACCTGGAGGGCTTCGCGGTCGCGCCGGCCTCCACTTGCGTCAACGGCGCCCGGACCGCGCTGTGGTCCGACGACGGCATCTCGGCTCCCGATCACCTCGGCCACGCACTGTACGCCGGGACGCTCCCCTGCACGCTCGACCTCCCGGCGCAGGGCACCGGCACCGGGAACGGGAACGGGAACGGGAACGACCAGGGCCAGGACGGTCCGGGTCAGGACGGCGGCCAGAGCAACGACCAGGGCCAGGCCGGCGGCCAGGACCAGGGCAACGGCGTCGACGGTGGCCACGGCGCGCCGGCCAACGGCGCGGGCAACCTTGCTCGCACCGGTGGTCCGGTGGCTCTCGCCGGCCTGGGCGCTCTGGCACTGCTCGCCACCGGCACCATGCTGGTCCGGCGCTTCCGCTGA
- a CDS encoding type II toxin-antitoxin system HipA family toxin → MSTDLRTIRRAEVYKGTRLAATLTRGEGTVTFAYLPEYDGPPVAHTLPLGQPPVTTYGGAVPPFFAGLLPEGRRLTAVQRAAKTSADDDLTLLLMVGSDTIGDVTVFPEGADPAAAAPAVTAADLGTVRFADLLADAGFVDRRGLPGVQDKLSTGMITLPVRFAGAEAIIKLDPPDYPDVVVNESYFLGVARRLRQPVVDSELIHDRDGRPGLLVRRFDRPTGDVAKLAVEDAAQLLGRYPADKYTMTSEDAAGAIADICAARPVAARAVLQQFALAWLTGNGDLHGKNLAILQRPSGEWRVAPIYDVPSTLPYGDRSMALSLHGATQGLTRRRFLAFGDTLGLPPRAVESALDEVLAATDDLNEELEGGVLPWNPNLRRNVVRQLARRRRDLLP, encoded by the coding sequence ATGAGCACCGATCTGCGCACCATCCGTCGAGCCGAGGTCTACAAGGGCACGCGACTCGCTGCCACCCTGACCCGGGGAGAGGGCACGGTCACCTTCGCCTACCTTCCCGAGTACGACGGCCCGCCGGTGGCGCACACGCTGCCCCTGGGACAGCCCCCGGTCACGACGTACGGGGGAGCCGTGCCGCCATTCTTCGCGGGGCTGCTACCCGAGGGTCGCCGCCTCACCGCGGTCCAGCGGGCCGCGAAGACCTCCGCCGACGACGACCTCACACTGCTTCTCATGGTCGGCTCCGACACGATCGGGGACGTGACCGTCTTTCCTGAAGGCGCCGATCCCGCCGCAGCCGCCCCCGCCGTGACCGCTGCCGACCTCGGAACCGTACGATTCGCGGACCTTCTCGCCGACGCCGGCTTCGTCGACCGCCGCGGTCTGCCCGGCGTCCAGGACAAGCTGTCCACCGGCATGATCACTCTGCCGGTGCGCTTCGCGGGTGCGGAGGCGATCATCAAGCTCGACCCGCCCGACTATCCGGACGTGGTGGTCAACGAGTCCTACTTCCTCGGCGTGGCGCGACGGCTCAGGCAACCGGTCGTCGACTCCGAGCTCATCCACGACCGGGACGGGCGCCCGGGACTGCTCGTGCGCCGGTTCGACCGCCCCACGGGTGATGTCGCGAAGCTGGCGGTGGAGGACGCGGCCCAGTTGCTCGGGCGCTATCCGGCGGACAAATACACGATGACGAGCGAGGACGCCGCCGGCGCGATCGCTGATATCTGTGCCGCCCGGCCGGTCGCCGCCCGGGCAGTCCTCCAACAATTCGCGCTCGCCTGGCTGACCGGCAACGGAGACCTGCACGGCAAGAACCTCGCCATCCTGCAGCGGCCGTCCGGGGAGTGGCGGGTGGCCCCCATCTACGACGTGCCGTCGACGCTGCCGTACGGCGACCGATCCATGGCACTGAGCCTGCACGGCGCGACCCAGGGCCTGACCCGCCGACGATTCCTGGCCTTCGGGGACACCCTCGGGTTGCCGCCACGAGCGGTCGAGTCGGCGCTGGACGAGGTCCTGGCCGCGACCGACGACCTGAACGAGGAACTGGAGGGCGGTGTCCTCCCATGGAACCCGAATCTCCGTCGAAACGTGGTCCGCCAGCTGGCTCGACGACGTCGAGACCTCCTGCCGTAG
- a CDS encoding type II toxin-antitoxin system Y4mF family antitoxin, which translates to MTFADDVRQRRKDLSLTQVEAADLAGVSERFVRLVEAGKVSVRLDKLEALLEVLGLELRASLRRT; encoded by the coding sequence ATGACGTTCGCGGATGACGTCCGGCAGCGACGCAAGGACCTCAGCCTGACCCAAGTCGAGGCCGCCGATCTCGCCGGTGTCTCGGAGCGCTTCGTACGCCTCGTCGAGGCCGGCAAGGTCTCCGTACGGCTGGACAAGCTCGAGGCGCTGCTCGAGGTCCTCGGGCTCGAGCTGCGGGCCTCGTTGAGGCGGACATGA
- a CDS encoding ISL3 family transposase, with protein MPDATFTCPDLTTFTRLNDLGLEVTAQLLKSDHTVLACRVVEPDDWCGRCGCQGVARDTVLRRLAHEPFGWRPTTLLVTVRRYRCTECGHVWRQDTTKAAQPRAKISRAGLRWALVGIVCQHLSMARVAEGLRVSWNTANTAVLAEGRRVLIADPARLDGVRAIGVDEHVWRHTRRGDKYVTVIIDLTPVRDGTGPARLLDMVEGRSKQAFKAWLAEQDQDWRDRVEVVAMDGFSGFKTATSEELPDAIAVMDPFHVVRLAAEALDTCRRRVQQALHGHRGRAGDPLYSARRTLHTGIDLLTDKQKTRIQALFAGDEHVEVEATWAIYQRMIAAYRDPDPGQGRTRMQAVIEAISSGVPGSLIEIITLGRTMKKRAADVLAYFERPGTSNGPTEAINGRLEHLRGSALGFRNLTNYIARCLLEAGGFRPHLHPGL; from the coding sequence GTGCCTGACGCTACCTTCACATGCCCCGACCTGACCACCTTCACTCGCCTGAACGACCTCGGCCTGGAAGTCACCGCCCAGCTCCTGAAGTCCGACCACACGGTTCTGGCCTGCCGGGTCGTCGAGCCCGACGACTGGTGTGGGCGGTGCGGCTGTCAGGGCGTGGCGCGCGATACGGTCCTGCGGCGGTTGGCGCACGAGCCGTTCGGGTGGCGCCCCACCACGCTGCTGGTCACCGTTCGGCGCTACCGCTGCACCGAGTGTGGCCACGTGTGGCGCCAGGACACCACCAAGGCGGCCCAGCCGCGGGCCAAGATCTCCCGTGCAGGACTGCGGTGGGCCCTGGTCGGGATCGTCTGCCAACACCTGTCCATGGCACGGGTCGCCGAAGGACTGAGGGTCTCGTGGAACACCGCGAATACCGCGGTCCTGGCCGAAGGACGCCGTGTCCTGATCGCCGATCCGGCCCGCCTCGACGGGGTGCGGGCGATCGGGGTCGATGAGCACGTGTGGCGCCACACCCGTCGCGGCGACAAGTACGTCACCGTGATCATCGACCTCACCCCGGTCCGCGACGGAACTGGTCCCGCTCGCCTGCTCGACATGGTCGAGGGCCGCTCCAAGCAGGCGTTCAAGGCCTGGCTCGCCGAACAGGACCAGGACTGGCGCGACCGGGTGGAGGTTGTCGCTATGGACGGCTTCAGCGGGTTCAAGACCGCCACCAGCGAGGAACTGCCCGACGCGATCGCCGTGATGGATCCCTTCCACGTGGTCCGCCTGGCCGCCGAGGCTCTCGATACCTGCCGGCGCCGGGTCCAGCAGGCCCTCCACGGTCACCGCGGCCGGGCCGGCGACCCGCTCTACTCGGCCCGACGGACCCTGCACACCGGCATCGACCTGCTCACCGACAAACAGAAGACACGCATCCAGGCCCTGTTCGCCGGCGATGAGCACGTCGAGGTCGAGGCCACCTGGGCCATCTACCAGCGGATGATCGCGGCCTACCGCGACCCCGACCCCGGCCAGGGCCGCACCCGTATGCAGGCCGTGATCGAGGCCATCAGCAGCGGCGTCCCCGGTTCGCTGATCGAGATCATCACCCTCGGCCGCACGATGAAGAAGCGCGCCGCCGACGTCCTGGCCTACTTCGAGCGCCCGGGCACCAGCAACGGCCCCACCGAGGCCATCAATGGTCGGCTGGAACACCTGCGAGGATCAGCCCTCGGCTTCCGCAACCTCACCAACTACATCGCCCGCTGCCTGCTCGAAGCCGGCGGATTCAGACCCCACCTACACCCCGGATTATGA
- a CDS encoding SMP-30/gluconolactonase/LRE family protein, giving the protein MTPVRRTATRITEPLCYHAEGPVWSPAWGGLRWVDMLAGDLLTLRADGSVDRLHVGTGPWVDAAIGTSRGRDWKPIAAFCRPRAEGGYVVGLERGYGLAEDVDVTPDRVVALWDDPNLRMNEGGTDPWGRLYAGGMAYDRTPEASALYRIGPDGSAEIVASEVTTSNGIAFTADLSKAYYNDTGLRRTDVFDVYDDELDGRRPFHDAPILTRGERAGSPASPDGLCVDSAGNVWIAMNRSGEVHQVSPAGEVLTIVELPVQLVTACTLGGDDLRTLFITTSRENLADPEPDAGAIFAVEVEVPGVPVTPYAG; this is encoded by the coding sequence ATGACACCCGTACGCCGCACCGCCACCCGGATCACCGAGCCCCTGTGCTACCACGCCGAGGGCCCGGTCTGGTCGCCCGCGTGGGGCGGCCTGCGGTGGGTCGACATGCTCGCCGGTGACCTGCTCACCCTGCGCGCCGACGGCAGCGTCGACCGGTTGCACGTCGGGACCGGCCCCTGGGTCGACGCAGCGATCGGCACCTCCCGGGGCCGCGACTGGAAGCCGATCGCCGCCTTCTGCCGCCCCCGTGCCGAGGGTGGCTACGTGGTCGGCCTGGAACGCGGCTACGGCCTGGCCGAGGACGTCGACGTCACCCCGGACCGGGTGGTGGCACTGTGGGACGACCCGAACCTGCGGATGAACGAGGGCGGCACCGACCCGTGGGGCCGGCTCTACGCCGGCGGCATGGCGTACGACCGTACGCCGGAGGCCTCGGCGCTCTACCGGATCGGGCCGGACGGCTCGGCCGAGATCGTCGCGAGTGAGGTGACCACCTCCAACGGCATCGCGTTCACCGCCGACCTGTCGAAGGCCTACTACAACGACACCGGGCTGCGGCGCACCGACGTCTTCGACGTGTACGACGACGAACTGGACGGGCGGCGGCCGTTCCACGACGCGCCGATCCTCACCCGCGGGGAGCGGGCCGGCTCGCCGGCCAGCCCCGACGGTCTGTGCGTGGACTCCGCCGGCAACGTGTGGATCGCGATGAACCGCTCCGGTGAGGTGCACCAGGTCTCCCCCGCGGGGGAGGTGCTCACCATCGTCGAGCTGCCGGTGCAGCTGGTCACCGCCTGCACGCTCGGCGGGGACGATCTGCGCACCCTCTTCATCACCACCTCGCGGGAGAATCTCGCCGACCCCGAGCCGGACGCCGGTGCGATCTTCGCCGTCGAGGTGGAGGTGCCCGGGGTGCCGGTCACGCCGTACGCCGGCTGA
- the cysK gene encoding cysteine synthase A, with product MAYFDDATKLIGRTPLVKINRLYGDSEATVLGKLEYYNPANSVKDRIGVSIVNAAEASGQLQPGGTIVEGTSGNTGIALAWVGAARGYRVIITLPETFSKERRAVLRAFGAELVLTPAADGVPGANQRAAEIVAATPGAILASQFENPANVEIHRKTTAEEIWADTEGKVDIVVAGVGTGGTISGVGEVLKAYKPEVKVYAVEAAESPVLSGGQKGPHKIQGISAGFVPPIYNKDVVDGIIQVKGDDALEWARRSAKEEGLLVGISSGASLRAAAELAADPANAGKTIVAIIPDWGERYLSTPLYSDLLD from the coding sequence ATGGCCTATTTCGACGATGCGACCAAGCTCATCGGCCGCACTCCGCTGGTGAAGATCAATCGGCTCTACGGTGATTCCGAAGCCACCGTGCTGGGCAAGCTGGAGTACTACAACCCAGCCAACTCGGTGAAGGACCGGATCGGCGTGTCCATCGTCAACGCCGCCGAGGCGTCCGGCCAGCTGCAGCCCGGCGGCACCATCGTCGAGGGCACCTCCGGCAACACCGGCATCGCGCTGGCATGGGTCGGCGCCGCGCGTGGTTACCGGGTGATCATCACCCTGCCGGAGACCTTCTCCAAGGAGCGTCGCGCCGTGCTGCGCGCCTTCGGCGCCGAGCTGGTCCTCACCCCGGCCGCCGACGGTGTGCCCGGCGCCAACCAGCGCGCCGCGGAGATCGTCGCCGCCACCCCGGGGGCGATCCTCGCCAGCCAGTTCGAGAACCCGGCCAACGTCGAGATCCACCGCAAGACGACCGCCGAGGAGATCTGGGCGGACACCGAGGGCAAGGTCGACATCGTGGTGGCCGGCGTGGGCACCGGCGGCACCATTTCCGGTGTCGGCGAGGTGCTCAAGGCCTACAAGCCCGAGGTGAAGGTGTACGCCGTGGAGGCCGCGGAGTCGCCGGTGCTGTCCGGTGGCCAGAAGGGCCCGCACAAGATCCAGGGCATCAGCGCCGGCTTCGTCCCGCCGATCTACAACAAGGACGTCGTCGACGGCATCATCCAGGTGAAGGGCGACGACGCGCTGGAGTGGGCACGCCGCTCCGCCAAGGAGGAGGGTCTGCTGGTGGGCATCTCGTCGGGCGCCTCGCTGCGCGCCGCCGCCGAGCTGGCCGCCGACCCGGCGAACGCCGGCAAGACGATCGTGGCGATCATCCCCGACTGGGGCGAGCGCTACCTCTCCACCCCGCTCTACTCCGACCTACTCGACTGA
- a CDS encoding metallophosphoesterase: protein MRIAQLSDTHISHRGGATVDNFERLVELVNSFDLDFVVTSGDVSILDPDNAEDRLTAKRLHDAITAPHRVLPGNHDVGEPGRHPWKGLATTSERVSAFTGVFGTDHWVEILGDWAIIGLNSEVMGTGLPEEAAQWAWLETVPALVGDRHVIGFSHKPLWAPIDLGEHQVGLFDADRERLLTILAGVDLRAWCSGHLHYYGLAQGELSSGKKILTVSAPATGFVNEAATFFMPGLVQQGIVVYDLPEDGVVRAAFRSRNDLDEVDAEAIPAFKAAMGDLGITQL, encoded by the coding sequence ATGCGCATCGCGCAACTCTCCGACACCCACATCTCCCACCGCGGCGGCGCCACCGTCGACAACTTCGAGCGGCTGGTCGAGCTCGTCAACTCCTTCGACCTCGACTTCGTCGTGACCTCCGGCGACGTCTCGATCCTGGACCCGGACAACGCGGAGGATCGTCTCACCGCGAAGCGACTCCACGACGCCATCACGGCGCCGCATCGCGTCCTCCCGGGCAACCACGACGTCGGCGAGCCGGGCCGCCACCCCTGGAAGGGCCTGGCCACCACGAGCGAGCGAGTCAGTGCGTTCACCGGTGTGTTCGGGACCGACCACTGGGTCGAGATCCTCGGCGACTGGGCGATCATCGGGCTCAACAGCGAGGTGATGGGCACCGGCCTGCCCGAGGAGGCCGCGCAGTGGGCGTGGCTGGAGACCGTGCCCGCACTCGTCGGCGACCGTCACGTCATCGGCTTCAGCCACAAGCCGCTGTGGGCGCCGATCGATCTCGGTGAGCACCAGGTCGGCCTGTTCGACGCCGACCGTGAGCGACTGCTGACGATCCTCGCCGGGGTCGACCTGCGGGCCTGGTGCTCGGGACACCTGCACTACTACGGTCTCGCCCAGGGCGAACTGAGCAGCGGCAAGAAGATCCTGACGGTCTCGGCCCCCGCCACCGGTTTCGTCAACGAGGCGGCGACCTTCTTCATGCCCGGCCTGGTGCAGCAGGGCATCGTCGTCTACGACCTGCCGGAGGACGGCGTGGTGCGGGCCGCCTTCCGCTCCCGGAACGACCTCGACGAAGTCGACGCCGAGGCGATTCCGGCGTTCAAGGCCGCGATGGGCGACCTGGGGATCACCCAGCTCTAG
- the galE gene encoding UDP-glucose 4-epimerase GalE — protein sequence MKILVTGGAGYIGSHTVLLLQEAGHEVTVLDNLSNSSPVALQRVAELSGCQVPLVQADIRDRTALDRVMAEVRPDGVVHFAGMKAVGESAEIPLTYYENNVAGTITLLRAMEAVDCRTIVFSSSATVYGDVDEMPLTEKLDLDAVNPYGRTKEQVEDILSDLAASDPRWSVALLRYFNPVGAHPSGRIGEDPTGKPNNLMPFVAQVAVGRREKLMVFGNDYPTPDGTGVRDYIHVMDLGDGHVAAIEYLAQHGGLHRWNLGTGRGYSVLEVRAAFERASGRPIPYEIVARRPGDVAVSYADPSSALADLGWAATRDIDEMCRDHWHWQEQNPYGFEGAPTA from the coding sequence ATGAAGATCCTCGTCACCGGTGGCGCCGGCTACATCGGCTCGCACACCGTGCTGCTGCTCCAGGAGGCCGGTCACGAGGTGACCGTCCTCGACAACCTCTCCAACTCCTCCCCGGTCGCCCTGCAGCGCGTGGCGGAGCTGAGTGGCTGTCAGGTGCCGCTGGTGCAGGCCGACATCCGGGACCGTACGGCCCTGGATCGGGTGATGGCGGAGGTCCGGCCGGACGGGGTGGTGCACTTCGCCGGGATGAAGGCGGTCGGCGAGTCGGCCGAGATCCCGCTGACCTACTACGAGAACAACGTCGCCGGCACGATCACCCTGCTGCGGGCGATGGAGGCGGTCGACTGCCGCACCATCGTGTTCTCCTCCTCGGCCACCGTCTACGGCGACGTCGACGAGATGCCGCTGACCGAGAAGCTCGATCTCGACGCGGTCAACCCCTACGGGCGTACGAAGGAGCAGGTCGAGGACATCCTGTCCGATCTGGCTGCGTCCGACCCGCGCTGGAGCGTCGCCCTGCTGCGCTACTTCAACCCGGTCGGCGCCCACCCGTCCGGCCGGATCGGCGAGGATCCGACCGGCAAGCCGAACAACCTGATGCCCTTCGTCGCCCAGGTCGCCGTGGGCCGCCGCGAGAAGCTGATGGTCTTCGGCAACGATTACCCGACCCCCGACGGCACCGGCGTCCGCGACTACATCCACGTGATGGACCTCGGCGACGGCCACGTCGCGGCAATCGAGTACCTGGCCCAGCACGGTGGCCTGCACCGCTGGAACCTCGGCACCGGCCGCGGCTACTCCGTCCTCGAGGTCCGTGCCGCGTTCGAGCGGGCCAGCGGCCGGCCGATCCCCTACGAGATCGTCGCCCGCCGCCCCGGTGACGTCGCCGTGTCGTACGCCGATCCGTCCTCGGCGCTCGCCGACCTCGGCTGGGCCGCGACCCGTGACATCGACGAGATGTGCCGCGACCACTGGCACTGGCAGGAGCAGAACCCGTACGGCTTCGAGGGCGCGCCGACGGCCTGA